A DNA window from Candidatus Atribacteria bacterium contains the following coding sequences:
- a CDS encoding amylo-alpha-1,6-glucosidase produces the protein MDVHLIKDRDLFLLTDQAGNITPNEDGQYGLYTKDSRFLSQYELLIDDIKPFVLSSGKTEDRTNKVYLTHEIFNKTDSRKVLIKREQIIFNGMVYDKILVINYFSQPLVLKLTLKVDADYLDIFQVRNYVKEKRLGTILSPSKVKNGIFLGYLGKDGIKRETIVKILNEEGEIFKDRIELSFKLKYKQEKEVTVGITPRIEGQELITQNIIDFEKAQKKLRLKRKKWEEDCLMVKTDHKDLNQLIDRSLSDLKLLLGDLGEGFIPVAGIPWYAVPFGRDSIITSLQTLMLNTKIAQGTLKTLAHLQGKEVNGFREEEPGKIMHEIRFGELAHLNLIPHTPYYGTIDSTPLFLILAVEYFHWTGDLVLIRKILPHLFAALEWIDKYGDIDQDGYVEYGEKNSQWAINQGWKDSIDSSVHQDGNLAIPPIALVEVQGYIYQARKGMAEILFYLGETEKAKKLEKDALELKDRFNKDFWMEDRKYFAYGLDYQKKQIASITSNPGHCLYSGIISRDKSEAVVKKLLSEEMFNGWGIRTMGRKEIGYDPASYHNGSVWPHDNSIIIRGLIRYNYHREAAKIINGLIEASQYFKNNRLPELFCGFSRKEMKGPIEYPVACSPQAWASGSIYLIIQSLLGISRDVVNNKIYLKPILPDGINKVEIKNLKIGANRADFTLTKEGDHIKLSNVKIEGNLGLIL, from the coding sequence ATGGATGTTCATCTAATCAAAGACAGAGACCTTTTTCTATTAACTGATCAAGCGGGCAATATTACACCAAACGAAGATGGGCAATATGGCCTATACACTAAAGACAGCAGATTTTTAAGTCAATATGAATTGCTGATAGATGATATCAAACCATTCGTTTTGTCATCCGGGAAAACAGAAGATAGAACAAATAAGGTTTACTTGACGCATGAGATTTTTAATAAAACTGACAGTAGAAAAGTATTAATTAAAAGAGAACAGATCATTTTCAACGGCATGGTGTATGATAAGATATTGGTAATTAATTATTTTTCACAGCCACTTGTCTTAAAATTAACTCTAAAAGTGGATGCTGATTATCTGGATATTTTTCAGGTCAGAAATTATGTAAAAGAAAAAAGATTAGGGACTATTTTAAGTCCTTCCAAAGTTAAAAATGGCATTTTCTTAGGTTATCTTGGCAAAGATGGTATAAAGCGGGAGACAATAGTAAAAATACTGAATGAAGAGGGAGAAATTTTTAAAGATAGAATAGAATTATCTTTTAAACTAAAATATAAACAGGAAAAAGAAGTTACTGTCGGTATAACCCCCAGGATTGAAGGCCAGGAACTAATTACCCAAAACATTATTGACTTTGAGAAAGCACAGAAAAAATTGAGATTGAAACGTAAAAAATGGGAAGAGGATTGCCTAATGGTTAAAACTGATCATAAAGACCTTAACCAGCTGATCGATAGAAGTCTATCGGATTTAAAATTATTGTTAGGTGATTTAGGGGAAGGTTTTATACCAGTCGCAGGAATTCCATGGTATGCGGTCCCTTTCGGCAGAGATAGTATTATTACTTCATTGCAGACATTGATGCTAAATACAAAAATTGCACAAGGTACATTAAAAACTTTAGCTCATCTTCAGGGGAAGGAAGTTAATGGATTTAGAGAAGAAGAGCCAGGAAAAATAATGCACGAAATCAGATTTGGTGAATTAGCTCACCTTAATTTAATACCTCATACGCCTTACTATGGAACCATCGATTCTACACCTTTATTTCTAATCCTTGCAGTAGAATATTTTCATTGGACCGGAGATTTAGTATTGATAAGAAAGATTTTACCTCATCTGTTTGCTGCTTTAGAATGGATAGACAAATATGGAGATATTGACCAAGACGGATATGTTGAATATGGTGAAAAAAATAGTCAATGGGCAATTAACCAAGGATGGAAAGATTCAATAGATTCCAGTGTTCATCAAGATGGAAATTTAGCTATTCCTCCCATTGCCTTGGTTGAAGTTCAGGGTTATATTTATCAGGCGAGGAAAGGGATGGCTGAAATTTTGTTCTATTTAGGGGAGACAGAAAAAGCAAAGAAATTGGAAAAAGATGCGCTGGAGTTAAAAGATAGATTTAATAAAGATTTTTGGATGGAAGACAGAAAATATTTTGCTTACGGGCTTGATTATCAAAAAAAACAAATTGCTTCCATTACCAGTAATCCAGGGCATTGTCTATATAGTGGAATCATTAGCCGAGATAAATCTGAAGCAGTAGTAAAAAAATTACTAAGTGAGGAAATGTTTAATGGTTGGGGGATAAGAACTATGGGGAGAAAGGAAATCGGCTATGATCCGGCGAGCTACCATAATGGCAGTGTTTGGCCCCATGATAATTCAATTATTATTAGGGGTTTAATCCGATATAATTATCATAGAGAGGCTGCCAAGATCATTAATGGCTTAATAGAAGCATCTCAATATTTTAAGAATAATCGTTTACCCGAACTTTTTTGTGGCTTTAGCCGCAAAGAGATGAAAGGACCAATTGAGTACCCTGTTGCCTGTAGCCCTCAAGCCTGGGCGTCTGGCAGTATTTATCTGATAATCCAAAGTCTTTTAGGAATAAGTCGAGATGTGGTTAACAATAAGATCTATTTAAAACCAATTTTACCTGACGGGATAAATAAAGTAGAGATAAAAAATTTAAAAATAGGTGCTAATAGAGCTGACTTTACACTCACTAAGGAAGGAGACCACATTAAACTCAGTAATGTCAAAATAGAAGGGAATTTAGGATTAATTCTATAA
- a CDS encoding sugar phosphate isomerase/epimerase, translating into MHIKGIGINIDSSAIDGDLDLLEKTLGSIQDNGFNYAEIPVHGVDAIFKGKLNWLQTRVIKDILKEFKLKYTVHGPDLLNLMDSRNFKLQKEIFKSGIAFTNAIGAEIFVYHSGKISLQEEDKGKELGQNNFSKISSTRKIDSLKKMEIKALQELAPFAKDLGVSITMENGCPELEKDFLEISKYNYGTNIEDLVKQVKEIDQENVGITLDFGHAYLASKYYRFKFLDSIKLALPHIKHLHIHDCFGKPKTSPENQDINLIQFGIGDMHMPVSWGEIPYDKIFPLLKNYNGVLCLELKPRYKKFYKYSLERIKELIESTNNNQKLKKISPFTKYDN; encoded by the coding sequence ATGCATATAAAAGGGATTGGAATAAATATAGACTCTTCTGCTATAGATGGAGATTTAGATTTATTAGAAAAAACTTTAGGAAGTATTCAGGATAATGGTTTTAATTATGCCGAGATACCCGTTCACGGAGTTGATGCGATCTTTAAGGGGAAACTGAATTGGCTTCAAACCAGGGTAATTAAAGACATTCTAAAAGAATTTAAATTAAAATATACTGTTCACGGTCCCGATCTGCTCAATTTGATGGACTCTCGTAATTTTAAATTACAAAAAGAAATCTTTAAATCCGGAATTGCATTTACCAATGCTATAGGTGCAGAAATTTTTGTATACCATAGTGGAAAAATTTCTTTACAAGAGGAAGATAAAGGTAAAGAATTAGGTCAAAATAATTTTTCAAAAATATCTTCTACCAGAAAAATTGACTCATTAAAGAAGATGGAAATAAAAGCCTTACAAGAATTAGCTCCCTTTGCCAAAGATTTAGGCGTGAGCATTACTATGGAAAATGGATGCCCGGAATTGGAAAAAGATTTTCTAGAGATTAGCAAATATAATTATGGTACAAATATTGAAGATTTAGTCAAACAAGTCAAAGAGATTGACCAAGAAAATGTGGGAATAACCCTAGATTTCGGCCATGCTTATCTGGCCTCCAAATATTATCGCTTTAAATTTTTAGATTCCATAAAATTAGCCCTGCCGCATATAAAACACCTGCATATTCACGATTGTTTTGGCAAACCCAAAACCTCTCCTGAAAACCAAGATATCAATCTAATTCAATTTGGCATAGGCGATATGCACATGCCTGTCAGTTGGGGAGAGATTCCCTATGATAAGATATTCCCTCTTTTAAAGAACTACAATGGAGTATTATGTTTGGAATTAAAACCCCGATACAAAAAATTTTATAAGTATAGTTTAGAAAGAATCAAAGAACTAATAGAAAGCACTAACAATAACCAAAAATTAAAGAAGATCTCTCCCTTTACCAAGTACGATAATTAA